The genomic segment AACTCTCTCTTGTAACGCTAGGACAGGGCAAGTTAGTTTACAAAAATGTCCTCGCTTTTGTAGGCCTCACTCCGTCTGTGTAGATTTCTGCTGTAGTGCAGGTGGTCAAAATACatgtttctgggttttttgtgATCTATAGATCATTTATATCTGGCTATAAATTCTATACAGTAGCGGTAATAAAGCCATAGGACTACCTTACATTTGGAAGGTGTCACCATGCAGAGAAACTCCAAAGGTCAGACTGCAGTTTACAACCTTCGCTCACATGTGAAAGATATCCTGAAGACAAGCAGCAAGATGAAGCACCttctgttttgggggtttgTCCTTTCGGCTTTCAAAATCAGCCATTCAAACATTCCAGgtacataaaaatgtttttgtcttaAATTAGAGGTAATTTACAGTTCATTTAAAGAGGAATGTGTACTGGCGCTATTTAAAACAAAGTTTATTGATCTTCTGGTCGTTTTCTGTCAGGGTTATGTTTAAGCTTACATCCAAAATCCTAAAATTGTATTTTAGGTCTTTACTGACTTCATGTTCATATTGTGACTTGCAAGTGAATAATGACTGTCTTCTATTTCTACCAATGGTGTttactacacatttaatccccaggaaatgttatttatatactCCTGACAGCCTTTCAAAGCTGACTGGATGATTTCTTCCTCTGTAATGCCAAACGTTTAACTAATGAGATCATTTCTGTCCGATCCCATCAGTTGTGAGCATGATGAGATTAATTTTAGCACCCAAGAGGTAATAACAGGATCGTTTTCCAACAATATCAAGTAAATTTTTAGATGAAAGaacttttgaaatcattcaaaagCAAGAGGTCTGAAAATGTATGTGAAATTCATGTTTTCTACTAAAACAACATATTGTGGCCCAAAGCTACTTATGATCATTATGAAGTGCAGAACTTGTTTAAAACCAAAACACCAAAATCAAATTTTGCTTATATTAGAAATCTTACAGTacattatttctttttcaaCAGATTTCTGTCTATTACCTCCTGATGTGGGCCAGGGAACAAGCTTCACTTTTGCTGTTCATTATGATGTTAACAAAGATCAGTGCACTCCTTTCCTATACAACGGTCAAGGAGGAAATGCTAACCGttttgaaaatgaaagagaGTGCATGAGAAACTGTTCACCCAATGCAGAAAATATCTACCCTATGGATGGTAAGATTTATAAGGACAAAAGAACAACTGAATCattttggtaaatggtaaatggcctgtatttatatagcgctttactagtccctaaggaccccaaagcgctttacatatccagacatccacccattcacacacacattcacacacacattttctatGTTTAACGTCTCCCCTTCAGAtcttaaaatgcaaaatgtaaTGTAATCTTCAAAGAATGCCAAGAGTGGATGTAGACTTAAGATTTCTCCTACTTCCTTGTTTTCTGAGGACTTTGGAGCATGAATTGACTGATAAGATAAATCTCACAtcgagaaagaaagagagacttTCTTGAGATGTGAAGGTTGAGCTTCTTCTTGGATCATTTTAGCATGTATTTACCTCACACAAAAGACTGTAGGATCGAAGCACTCATGCTATCAACTGTTTATAGAGCAGGACTGTTACACTTCTTGGCACTGCAGACAAATTGCCCCAAACAGCTCAAACATTtcactaaaaataacaaaataccAAAAGAATACAGTCTGTTACAGATTCCACAAGTGTGCCACGGTTACACTTCACTTGGAGGAACAGTAACTAAGACCTATTTTTGACCCAGGTGGAGAGATTACTAGGAGAAGACATGACATCAtattcatataaataaaacactgatttgtctttatttgctggcaGGGTTTAACCCGCTATAGTGGTCCTATTAAGCTTACTGTGGTTTTGGGTTGAAGTGTTGCTATTTCTCCCCTACCTTGGACACTGCCCTTATCGCAATGAAGTTTTTAACAATAAGGAAACGAGAAAACTTCATATCTGTGGTGAATTTCTTAAATCTTGGCTCTAACAAAAACCTTTCAATCAATTATATTAAAATGGGTAAAATTACAGAAGCTAATGATAACAAAACTAATCTAATCTTCAGGTCAAGGTTACTGAGATTCAAACTCAGCTGAGATTTTTAGTACATAAAATAActggaaacattaaaaacaactgcTATTTTAATtactatgatgatgatgatgataattatGGTGATGTTTTCTCTACACAGCATCTAAAGGCTGCACCTTAGAAAAGGCTGAAGGTGAATGCAATGGCAAATATTTGAGATACTACTATGATTCCATTgataaaaaatgcaaaagattCCTTTGGACCGGATGCCTCGGAAATGGAAACAGATTTTTTGACTATAACAGCTGCAACTCCACCTGTTCTGTTGTCCAAGGTGAGCACAGTGGGCTCTCTTTCTTCTACACACACTTCCAGATACTGTGTTCATATGTCAATAAATCACtgtatgttttaaaattaatagGTCAGTGCTAATTCTATCCAAAGCACGGGACACCTATATGTGTTTTCTCCAGATTTTCTGACTTTCTTAATGATTAATATGGGCAACAGATGATTAGTTACTAGTTACTGGAAATGAAATccaccatttaaaataaaaagagtttTGGATTTCTTACCTGCACTCTATCAGTATCTATTAGTCTGAtagattttcttttacaaagtCTGTTTTCTGCAATGCATCTACTGATTTTAAGTGAAACACAGTGTATTGTGCAGTGACTGTCTTATAttttctatttcatcagataaATGTCATTTAACTCCTGATGAAGGTCATGGCTCAAGTTTCAACTTTGCTGTGTATTATGATTCCACCAAAGATCAGTGCAGTCCTTTCATATATAAAGGTGAAGGAGGAAATGCCAACCGCTTTGAAAATGAAGCAGAGTGCATGAGAAACTGTTCACCCAATGCAGAGAATATCTACCCTATGGATGGTAAGATTTATaaggacaaaagaaaaactaaataatTTATTATGTTTGACTGATAACCCTCAGATGGTAAGATGCAAAATATAATGTCATGTACACCATGTACAAAGTGTTCACAGTGTTGTGCAATAGCCATATGCCACCAAGTGCTCAAAGAGCAGCAGGACTACTAATTATGATTTTACAATTGCTTTCAGCACATTTCTCAAAACATTTCTAACTTTATTAGCACTGCAGACAAATTGTCCCAAACTGATCAAACATGCAGGGAAATAATACAGATAACCTGCAAGATGATTATGCTTTACACTACAGATAACATGAACTCAAATTTTATACAAAACAGTGATGATTTTACATGGTACACTTTGGGATTAAGCGTCTTTGAATTCATCAACAATCACAGAGATGTTAAAAGTAGATGTCGGCATTGACAATCCTCTTTAGCCATAATAGCCCAAGGGGTCAGAGACTTTTTCCACAAATATGTCAGTGTATATCTTTGTGTGTAGTCCTGTGACAGTGCAAATTAGGAATGCTAGTGAAACTGCTAGAATTTAAATTCTTCTATAGTGAAGTGTATCAGCATCTGGATAGTATAGTGATAAAACTACACACCTTCGGAGCAGAGGTTGCAAGTTCGATTCTCACCCGGTATTcagtaagggtcctggctagACCGCCCATGCTAAAACCAAGCCCTGGTATGGTGCAGCTACGTCCGCAGCTtggacacaagcatttcactacatgctgtactctgtatgattgtgtatgtgacaaataaaggttgtttgtatgtagattatttattttaatggacAATCAGTATATGTATCTAAAAAAggtctttcttcttctcttttcatGACCCCATTGACAGGTGAGCAGTACACTGATTTCTCTTTGGTTGTTGGTAATATTATAACTCAGTGTAATGGTCTTAGTAGGCTTACAGTGGTTTTGGTTTGTGGTTTTGCTCTTTCTCCCCCACTTTGGGTAATGCCCGTATAGTAACAAACTATAGTATTTAAAAAACgaaagaaataaagagagaaaactATAACAATTTTGTTTACTTATAAAACtatctaaaataaaatataagaaatataGATAAAATGTCCGTTGACTTTGTCAGTTTGGTGAAATCTGTCAACAAAATGCCTTtggaaaataaatcaaatgattaaaaacaactgTCATACCTATTTTGATAATGATAACGACATTTTCTCTGAACAGCGTCTAAAGCTTGCCTCCTAAAACGAACGGAAGGTGGATGCAATGGCAACTGTGTGAAGTACTACTATGATTCCAGGGATGAAAAATGCAAAGAATTCATTTGGACCGGATGCTTTGGAAATGGAAACAGATTTCACGACTACAACAGCTGCAACTCCACCTGTTCAGGTGTCAAAGGTAAGAACAGTGTGCTCTGATTCATCTACACATAGTTTCAGATATTTACATATGTTCATATATCAATAACTCATTACATGTTCTAAAATCATTAGTCAGTGATACTTCTATCCAAAATACAGGACAGTTACACGTGTTTTCTCTAGATTATGTGACTTTGTTAATGATAAATATTCAACATAGAGGATTAATCCACTCATTCTTTGTTACTTAACACTGAGGACCAATCCTCTTAAATGTGCAATTTAGAAACTTTTTTataaacaaatcaaacaaatcattgcattctgtagTTATTGAAATAGAAATGcaccattttaaaatgaaaacagagttTTAGATTTCTTACCTGCAGTATCTATTTGTCTGCCTGTTGAAGATAATTTGaagattttcttttataaagtctgttttctgcAATGCATCTACTGATTTTAGCTGAAACAGATAGTGTATTGTGCAGTGACTGTCTTACATTTTCTTAATAAAATGTGTGTCACAGATGATTTTTTCTCGTCTATCAGATAAGTGTTATTTACCTCCTGATGAAGGTCGTGGCTCAAGCTTCAACTTTGCTGTGTATTATGATTCCACCAAAGATCAGTGCAGTCCTTTCATATATAAAGGTGAAGGAGGAAATGACAACCGTTTTGAAAATGAAGCAGAGTGCATGAGAAACTGTTCACCCAATGCAGAGAATATCTACCCTATGGATGGTAAGATTTATAAGGACAAAAGAATAACTGAATAATTTATTATGTTTAACTGATAACCTTCAGATGGTAAATGTATGTCATGTATCTTTAATGACCACCAAAAGCAGATGTGACAAGATGAAACATTAGTCCTACTTCCTTGTTTTCTGAGGACTTTGGAGGATGAATTGTCTGACAAGGCAGAATCTTATATATAGAGAGAggaacatttgtggtttgttAAGA from the Oreochromis niloticus isolate F11D_XX linkage group LG7, O_niloticus_UMD_NMBU, whole genome shotgun sequence genome contains:
- the LOC102078991 gene encoding papilin-like, whose product is MQRNSKGQTAVYNLRSHVKDILKTSSKMKHLLFWGFVLSAFKISHSNIPDFCLLPPDVGQGTSFTFAVHYDVNKDQCTPFLYNGQGGNANRFENERECMRNCSPNAENIYPMDASKGCTLEKAEGECNGKYLRYYYDSIDKKCKRFLWTGCLGNGNRFFDYNSCNSTCSVVQDKCHLTPDEGHGSSFNFAVYYDSTKDQCSPFIYKGEGGNANRFENEAECMRNCSPNAENIYPMDASKACLLKRTEGGCNGNCVKYYYDSRDEKCKEFIWTGCFGNGNRFHDYNSCNSTCSGVKDKCYLPPDEGRGSSFNFAVYYDSTKDQCSPFIYKGEGGNDNRFENEAECMRNCSPNAENIYPMDASKACLLKRAEGGCNGNCVKYYYDSSDKKCKEFIWTGCSGNGNRFHDYNSCNSTCSGVKDGLEEDEVDTPTGPYSTG